TTTTTTGCCGACGCGGTTTTCGTAGTGCCGGGCGACGTTTCGCCATGAATACTCTCGCCCGTCGGTCAGCAAAAAAACGCGCCCTTCGGCATGCGCCTCGTCGGCCAGCATGCACAACATCACAGCCAGTTCCCTTTCGTGAACGGCGGAAAAACGCCCACGGGCCACCGGAAAAACGCGGCGCGCGGCCATTTTCAGAAAACGTCGGGAAAACCGATCATGAGGCCCGACGACCATGGGAATCCGACCGATGACGCAACGCGGATAGCGGGAAGCGACGTTTTCCCCTTCCCATTTCGAACGCCCGTACGCAGTGAGCGGAAGGGGCGGTGAGTCGATCGTGAGCGCGCGACCGTCGGTGTCGGGGGCATAAACGGCGATGGTGGAAGCGAAAATCAACCGGGGGGGCCGGGGGAGACCGGCGAGGGCTTCGACCAAGTTGCGCGTTCCGTCCACATTGACACGACGCAGATGCTCTTCACCCGCGTCGGAGTCCAGTGCCGCCGCCAGATGATAGACGGTGTCGACGCCGACAAACCATTCCGGGGAGATGGTGTTCAGATCGCCGCGAACGGTTTTCACGCCGGGTGTTTCCATCGGCCGACGGTGAATCAGCACCGTCACGTCCGCGCCGAGCGTCAGCAACTCATCGATCAGAGGCCGACCGATCGCTCCGGTTCCGCCGGTGACGAACACCCGCCGCCGAGTCTCCATCGCGTTCATCACCCACCCAAACCCAGGATCTGCCGGAAGAACAACTGCCGGAAATTGCGCAAATAACTGTACAGCACGAAGCGGTTCCGCAACCGGGACAGACGCCGGGCCCAGAACTTCGGACTGAGATAGAAACGTCGATAGAAGCGCTTTTTCCATCTTTCCAGTTCGGCGCGATCGAAATCCCGTGAACAGGAGTCTCCGAACTCGAGCGGCACCGACTCGCCGCTCAAAGCCCTGTCCGGGGTCACCGCGGCGCCCATCAGTTCCGCGCCTGGCCGTGGTTCGAAAACGTTGAAGGACGCGAAGTCGATATGGGCGCGGCGAAGAAACGCCTCGGTTTGCATGACTGTATCCCGGCTTTCTCCGGGCAGCCCGAGCAGGATGTGGGAGAGGGTTTCGATGCCGTGCCGTCGGCAGGCTTCCAGTGTCCCCAACGAGCGATCCATCCGAGCGCTCGGCTTGTGCTTTTCGAGGAGTGCCGGGCTGCCGGTTTCCAGGCCGAATGCAATGAAGCGGCAACCGGCTCGGGCCATCAGCGCGACTTGCGGGTCGTCCAACTGATCGGCGCGGGCGTTGCAGAACCACTCGACCTTCCAATTCATTTCCAGGATGGTGTTGCAAAAGAACTCAACATAACGAGGGTCGCAGTTGAACGTCGCATCCCGAACCTGAAGGCTTCGATAACCGCGCCCGGCGATCCAGGCCAATTCGTCGGAAATTTCGTCAAAATGACGTTTTGCGAAGTGAAGGGAACCGGTGTTGCAATACGTGCAGGAATGCGGGCACGCGTGGGACAATAGGATCCCCGCCGTGGGAGTGGGCAGACCGAAGGGGAATCGGTATCGACGCGAAGAAAACAGATCGTGCAAAGGGATCGGGTAGCCGAAACTCGCCCCGGTGGGTATACGACCGACAACCGTTCGCCCTTCGCGGCGATGCGTAATGCCGGCGTCCGGGCTCAGGAATCCCCGCATACTCCAAGCGGCCAGATCGGGAGTTGCAATGTCCAGCAGAACGCCGTCGATCCAGGGCGTGGTGTTCAAGACCGCTTCGCTGTGGAACCGGGGGAGATCTCCGCTCACGGCGAGCAACGTTTCCGTCGCCCGTTTCAACCGCTCAAAGAACGGACGGTCCTCCTTCCAGGAGAGGTGGCTGGTCAACGACAGCACCACGCGCGGGGCGAGTTCGGCGATTCGGTCGATCGTCCGATCCGCATCCCAACCTTCTATGATCGCGTCGATGAGCACCACGTCGTGGTCGGCGGCGAGGAATCCGCTTTGCACCAGCAGGTCGAGCGGCTGCCAGTAGTAGTGAGCCTTGTCGATGCTGCTGCAGTAACAGTCCCGGATGTAGCGTTGAGTCCCCGGCGGATTGAGCAGGACGGCAAAGGGCCGACGTGCCGGTTGTTCGTCGATTCTCATTGCCGCCGAGCCTATCATCCGTTCCGGAGAGTGACAATAAAAGTGACGTCAAGAGTGACAATCAACACGAAAAGCGGGAGCCGCGGAGGCGACGGGAATTTGCAAGGCGACAACTCGGCCGAAAGCCGACCGGCGGGTCGCTCGACCCGCCTCGGGTCGGGGATGGCGCAACCCGAACCGGAAGGGAAGTGGCGGTCGGTATAGAGAAAGTCCGAGGGGAGAAGCGCACGCGAGCGATCGATCCGCAGCCGATCGCACGGGGCGGCTGCCCCGTGATCCAGCCGGACGCGTCCGCGGGAACGCCCGTCCGCAGCATCCGCTCGCCGTTCAATTCCGAGTATGCACCTAATGGCTCGGGTGTCTGCACGCCACCGGGCTCGGCGCGGTTTGCACGTCTCGGCGCATGAACGCGGCGCTGACCCACTTCATCGAGAAGACGCTCAGCCGGTTGACCGCCGGAACGTTTCGGGCTTTCTGCACGAGACCGCTGTCGGCGATGCGCAGAAACCACGCCCAAACCGGGTGACTCGTTCGGTAAACCTCGTACCGGAATTTTCGCTGTGCGCGGCGGACGTCCTTCGCTGGGAACTGCGGCATATCGATGACCGACTCGCGATAGGTCCGAAATCCGCGCCAGTGACCTCGAAGCCATCCCTCCTTGGCGCTCATTTCCCAAAGCGAGCTTCCGGGAAACGGACTGAACACAAAGATCATTGGGCTCGGTCCGGTGCCGGGCGAGACCGTTGCGCGACGCGAGTAAACCCGTCGGTTCAGCTCTATTGTCTCGCGGTGCATCTCCGGCGTTTCATGAGGCAAACCGACCATGTTCGTCAGGTGAGGACGGATGCCGATTTCGTGCAGGTAGTCGCAGA
The Deltaproteobacteria bacterium DNA segment above includes these coding regions:
- a CDS encoding radical SAM protein, with translation MRIDEQPARRPFAVLLNPPGTQRYIRDCYCSSIDKAHYYWQPLDLLVQSGFLAADHDVVLIDAIIEGWDADRTIDRIAELAPRVVLSLTSHLSWKEDRPFFERLKRATETLLAVSGDLPRFHSEAVLNTTPWIDGVLLDIATPDLAAWSMRGFLSPDAGITHRREGRTVVGRIPTGASFGYPIPLHDLFSSRRYRFPFGLPTPTAGILLSHACPHSCTYCNTGSLHFAKRHFDEISDELAWIAGRGYRSLQVRDATFNCDPRYVEFFCNTILEMNWKVEWFCNARADQLDDPQVALMARAGCRFIAFGLETGSPALLEKHKPSARMDRSLGTLEACRRHGIETLSHILLGLPGESRDTVMQTEAFLRRAHIDFASFNVFEPRPGAELMGAAVTPDRALSGESVPLEFGDSCSRDFDRAELERWKKRFYRRFYLSPKFWARRLSRLRNRFVLYSYLRNFRQLFFRQILGLGG